Proteins co-encoded in one Papaver somniferum cultivar HN1 chromosome 5, ASM357369v1, whole genome shotgun sequence genomic window:
- the LOC113278382 gene encoding uncharacterized protein LOC113278382, whose amino-acid sequence MANLPNAEKFLKTIGMGKKDRYFWKQIGKALLCTYTVFGLAWWYNETSPLGWWTLMPRPKEEREMAHLYERRKYPYPGDEEAMEQFVASGGMIGTTISPKGFVDSGNDSDNFQKQLQSKKFEQESLKLWFRMRNEVISELQEKGFDVE is encoded by the exons ATGGCGAATTTACCCAACGCAGAGAAGTTTCTGAA AACAATCGGGATGGGGAAGAAAGATCGCTACTTTTGGAAGCAAATTGGCAAAGCTTTACTCTGCACGTATACGGTTTTTGGTTTGGCTTGGTGGTACAATGAAACATCTCCACTTGGTTGGTGGACACTTATGCCACGCCCTAAG GAAGAGAGAGAGATGGCTCATCTTTACGAGCGTAGGAAATATCCTTACCCAGGTGATGAAGAAGCAATGGAGCAGTTTGTTGCAAGTGGGGGCATGATCGGAACCACCATCAGTCCAAAAGGGTTTGTTGATTCTGGAAATGATTCCGACAACTTTCAGAAGCAATTACAGTCGAAGAAATTTGAACAAGAATCCTTGAAGTTGTGGTTCCGGATGAGGAATGAGGTCATTTCTGAACTCCAAGAGAAAGGGTTTGATGTTGAATAG